One genomic window of Halolamina sediminis includes the following:
- a CDS encoding DUF7546 family protein, producing MSRVATARSWSIPAPARTAVLALGVQSALALAYLLATDAGLAAPTMLAIPFVWLTVAVVAVRHADRPTVGRPGRWIAAAVGAAYVLGLAWLIGAVGPAMGPATGVDLVLLPPGWGPVLRFSGVGVAFTLVPYRAAGVLALGYLVSLSVRNVVEEGLSAGVGGLVAVGSCAGCALPLVTSLAGALTGAGLSVGAAPTVGGGTYVLGTAAYVLAAWLLAARPLRRYTTR from the coding sequence GTGAGCCGCGTCGCGACCGCACGCTCGTGGTCGATCCCCGCGCCGGCCCGGACCGCGGTGCTCGCACTCGGCGTCCAGTCCGCGCTCGCGCTGGCGTACCTCCTCGCGACCGACGCGGGGCTGGCGGCGCCGACGATGCTCGCGATACCGTTCGTCTGGCTCACTGTCGCCGTGGTCGCAGTCCGACACGCGGACCGCCCGACGGTTGGTCGGCCGGGGCGGTGGATCGCCGCCGCCGTCGGTGCCGCCTACGTGCTCGGGCTCGCGTGGCTGATCGGCGCCGTCGGGCCCGCGATGGGGCCGGCGACGGGCGTCGATCTCGTGTTGCTTCCGCCCGGGTGGGGGCCCGTACTGCGCTTCAGCGGCGTCGGGGTCGCGTTCACGCTCGTCCCCTACCGCGCGGCCGGCGTGCTCGCGCTCGGCTACCTGGTGTCGCTGTCGGTCCGGAACGTCGTCGAGGAGGGGCTCTCCGCGGGGGTCGGCGGGCTGGTCGCAGTCGGCTCCTGTGCGGGCTGTGCGCTGCCGCTAGTCACGAGCCTCGCGGGGGCGCTGACCGGCGCGGGGCTGAGCGTCGGCGCAGCGCCGACCGTCGGCGGCGGGACGTACGTTCTCGGGACGGCGGCGTACGTGCTCGCGGCGTGGCTGCTCGCCGCCCGGCCGCTCCGTCGCTACACGACGCGGTAG
- a CDS encoding heavy metal translocating P-type ATPase has product MSATNDCTLCGLDTPDPPLTGDDVDGTFCCRGCLEVARSLDDPAAADAADAREAVRGSETSAPDDAETAYLQVDGMHCASCEAFLERRATADDGVAAADANFPAEAMRVHYDPDATDPESVAETVSGVGYAAAPSTAERRDDDGTVGRLLVGGFFGMMAMLWYVLFLYPVYFGLPPDALLFDLSDGAGRFLLGNVWLSATVVLAYTGAPLLRGAYVAIRTRQPNMDLLVSLAAATAYLYSGLAVLTGRIEVYFDVTIVVVLAVTVGSYYEERIKQRAVGELADLTRDRVSEARLRTGDGSETVPVEAVEGGDELVVRSGERVPVDGEVIEGTAAVDESLVTGESLPVRRGRGDEVRGGTVVSDGRLVVRAADGAERTLDRVVSLLWDVRGEGTPQRLADALATIFVPAVLVLGALAFVVHLLLGASVTAALLTGLTVLVVSCPCALGLATPLAIAAGTRSLLEDGVVLTDGSAVETATDVDTVALDKTGTLTTGEMALLDLESADGTDRETLLGRAAAVEARSDHPVAEAVVAAADEANTETGPDSTVAAYETHPGHGVSGRVGAGPQVTVGDESLFADATIPDELRDRYAEGEESGHLAAYVGWAGAVRGVLVAGDDPRPGWREAVEELSEDRRVVVLTGDEGAAADRFREVPGIDEVYAGLPPAGKTETVRRLGNEGTVAMVGDGSNDAPALAAADLGIAVASGTELAADAADAVLVGRDLGAVDRALDTLTATRRRVRENLAWAFCYNAVAVPAAALGVITPLIAAVAMAASSLLVVANTTRSLGPNGEDDPEPATAGGDRRRAAVADGGERE; this is encoded by the coding sequence GTGAGCGCGACCAACGACTGTACGCTCTGTGGGCTCGATACGCCCGACCCGCCGTTGACCGGCGACGACGTGGACGGGACGTTCTGCTGCCGTGGCTGTCTGGAAGTCGCGCGGAGCCTCGACGACCCGGCGGCGGCAGACGCCGCCGACGCCCGCGAGGCGGTTCGTGGGTCCGAAACGTCAGCCCCCGACGACGCCGAGACCGCGTACCTGCAGGTGGACGGGATGCACTGCGCCAGCTGTGAGGCGTTCCTCGAACGTCGCGCGACCGCCGACGACGGCGTCGCCGCGGCGGACGCGAACTTCCCGGCCGAGGCGATGCGGGTCCACTACGACCCAGACGCGACCGACCCCGAGTCAGTCGCGGAGACGGTCTCCGGCGTCGGCTACGCGGCCGCGCCGTCGACAGCGGAGCGCCGCGACGACGACGGAACGGTCGGCCGCCTGCTCGTCGGCGGCTTCTTCGGCATGATGGCGATGCTGTGGTACGTCCTGTTCCTCTACCCCGTCTACTTCGGGCTGCCGCCGGATGCGCTGCTGTTCGACCTGAGCGACGGCGCCGGCCGGTTCCTGCTCGGCAACGTCTGGCTCTCGGCGACGGTCGTGCTCGCGTACACCGGCGCGCCGCTGCTCCGCGGGGCGTACGTCGCCATCCGAACCCGGCAGCCCAACATGGACCTGCTCGTCTCGCTAGCGGCGGCGACCGCCTACCTCTACAGCGGACTCGCGGTGCTCACTGGGCGGATCGAGGTGTACTTCGATGTGACGATCGTCGTCGTGCTCGCGGTCACGGTCGGGAGCTACTACGAGGAGCGGATCAAGCAGCGCGCGGTCGGCGAGCTCGCAGACCTCACCCGCGATCGCGTCTCGGAGGCCCGGCTGCGGACCGGCGACGGAAGCGAGACGGTCCCGGTCGAAGCCGTCGAGGGCGGCGACGAGTTGGTCGTCCGCTCCGGCGAGCGCGTCCCCGTCGACGGCGAGGTGATCGAGGGGACCGCCGCGGTCGATGAGTCGCTCGTGACCGGCGAGTCGCTCCCGGTGCGGCGCGGTCGCGGCGACGAGGTCCGCGGCGGGACGGTCGTCTCCGACGGCCGGCTCGTCGTTCGGGCCGCCGACGGCGCGGAACGCACGCTCGACCGCGTGGTCTCGCTGCTCTGGGACGTCCGCGGCGAGGGCACGCCCCAGCGACTGGCCGACGCGCTCGCGACGATCTTCGTTCCCGCGGTGCTCGTGCTGGGCGCGCTCGCGTTCGTGGTCCACCTGCTGCTCGGCGCCAGCGTGACCGCGGCGCTCCTGACCGGGCTGACGGTGCTCGTGGTCTCCTGTCCCTGTGCGCTGGGGCTCGCGACGCCGCTGGCGATCGCGGCCGGCACGCGCTCGCTGCTGGAGGACGGCGTCGTCCTGACCGACGGGAGCGCCGTCGAGACGGCCACCGACGTCGACACCGTCGCGCTCGACAAGACCGGCACGCTCACGACCGGCGAGATGGCGCTGCTGGATCTCGAAAGCGCCGACGGAACCGACCGGGAGACGCTGCTCGGCCGCGCGGCCGCCGTCGAGGCGCGCTCGGACCACCCCGTCGCCGAGGCGGTCGTCGCCGCCGCGGACGAGGCCAACACCGAGACGGGGCCGGACTCGACCGTCGCGGCGTACGAGACCCACCCCGGTCACGGCGTCTCGGGCCGTGTCGGGGCCGGGCCGCAGGTGACCGTCGGCGACGAATCGCTGTTCGCGGACGCGACGATCCCCGACGAGCTCCGCGATCGCTACGCCGAGGGCGAGGAGTCGGGCCATCTCGCGGCGTACGTCGGCTGGGCGGGCGCGGTTCGCGGCGTGCTCGTCGCCGGCGACGACCCCCGGCCCGGCTGGCGCGAGGCGGTCGAAGAGTTGAGCGAGGACCGCCGGGTGGTCGTCCTCACTGGCGACGAGGGGGCCGCGGCCGACCGCTTCCGCGAAGTGCCGGGAATCGACGAGGTGTACGCCGGGCTCCCGCCCGCCGGGAAGACCGAGACGGTCCGGCGGCTCGGGAACGAAGGAACCGTCGCGATGGTCGGCGACGGCAGTAACGACGCGCCGGCGCTCGCGGCGGCCGACCTCGGAATCGCGGTCGCTTCCGGCACCGAACTCGCCGCCGACGCCGCCGATGCGGTGCTGGTGGGTCGGGATCTCGGCGCCGTCGATCGCGCGCTCGACACCCTCACGGCGACACGCCGGCGGGTTCGGGAGAACCTCGCGTGGGCGTTCTGTTACAACGCGGTCGCGGTGCCCGCCGCGGCGCTGGGAGTCATCACGCCGCTGATCGCCGCGGTCGCGATGGCGGCGTCGAGTCTACTCGTCGTCGCGAACACGACGCGCTCGCTCGGGCCGAACGGAGAGGACGACCCGGAGCCGGCGACGGCGGGCGGCGATCGTCGGCGGGCTGCAGTCGCCGATGGGGGTGAGCGCGAGTGA
- a CDS encoding sulfite exporter TauE/SafE family protein has translation MFGLGAGVELGAFLLVGLLGGAHCLGMCGPLVTAYAGDAGSPQGRVTLRDVRQQGLLTAGRVGTYALVGAALGALGGATVAGGSLFAGVDVVRGLFGVVAGTLVLVVGAGYLRGRPIDPGRVPIPGVSGLFERLSTVAVERARTWAEGPRIALLGSIHALLPCPLLYPAYLYAFARGSPVAGALALGTLGVGTAPAMIGSATVLGAVSPSARSQLHRALGGAFLLLGLLPLLHGLGLLGVPVPQIHLPHYAEVPTP, from the coding sequence ATGTTCGGACTCGGCGCCGGCGTCGAGCTCGGAGCGTTCCTGCTCGTCGGGCTGCTCGGCGGCGCCCACTGTCTGGGCATGTGTGGGCCGCTCGTGACCGCGTACGCCGGGGACGCCGGCAGCCCACAGGGCCGAGTGACGCTCCGTGACGTACGCCAGCAGGGGCTCCTGACGGCCGGCCGCGTGGGCACGTACGCGCTGGTGGGCGCGGCCCTCGGCGCGCTCGGGGGCGCGACCGTCGCCGGCGGCAGCCTGTTCGCCGGCGTCGACGTGGTCCGCGGGCTGTTCGGCGTCGTCGCCGGGACGCTCGTTCTCGTCGTCGGCGCAGGCTACCTCCGCGGCCGGCCGATCGATCCCGGCCGAGTGCCGATCCCCGGCGTCTCGGGGCTGTTCGAGCGGCTCTCCACGGTTGCTGTCGAGCGAGCGCGGACGTGGGCCGAGGGGCCGCGGATCGCGCTGCTAGGTTCGATCCACGCGCTGCTGCCGTGTCCGCTGCTGTATCCGGCGTACCTCTACGCGTTCGCCCGCGGCTCGCCGGTCGCCGGCGCGCTCGCACTGGGCACGCTGGGCGTCGGCACCGCGCCGGCGATGATCGGCTCGGCCACGGTGCTCGGCGCGGTGTCGCCGTCGGCCCGGTCGCAGCTCCACCGCGCGCTCGGCGGCGCGTTCCTGCTACTCGGCCTGCTCCCGCTGCTGCACGGGCTCGGCCTCCTCGGCGTCCCGGTGCCACAGATCCACCTGCCCCACTACGCGGAGGTGCCGACGCCGTGA
- a CDS encoding halocyanin domain-containing protein, giving the protein MAPNADRQPRPTRRRLLAAGGAVATGALLGAAGPAAAQSSFDGWFDGVSNYDGVVDRTGQSEVTVEVGVDNGGQPYGFGPPAVRVDPGTTVVWEWTGRGGSHNVVAEDGSFESELSSEEGYTFSHTFESEGTFKYVCVPHESLGMKGAVVVGAGGGGVSEPDYGDWFSDVPNYDETVDERGNSEVTVEVGVDNGGQPYGFGPPAVRIDPGTTVVWEWTGRGGSHNVVAEDGSFESELSSEAGYTFSHTFEEEGVYEYVCVPHESLGMKAAIVVGNVSGGGGDGGDGGEGDGEAAGGGFSIPMPSDFVGWLALLFGAGGGLAVTMVLGAESYAAYREHSKSEQAYVGEQSTEAADTEPVEEIGEEYDPVGTAALVAGYFVLIALLWVFMYFVEFIGGPTITG; this is encoded by the coding sequence ATGGCACCGAACGCGGATAGACAGCCACGGCCGACACGGCGACGGCTCCTCGCCGCCGGAGGGGCGGTCGCGACCGGCGCGCTGCTCGGCGCGGCCGGCCCCGCGGCGGCCCAGTCGTCGTTCGACGGCTGGTTCGACGGCGTGAGCAACTACGACGGCGTCGTCGACCGGACCGGCCAGTCGGAGGTAACCGTCGAAGTGGGCGTCGATAACGGGGGACAGCCGTACGGGTTCGGCCCGCCGGCAGTCCGAGTCGATCCCGGGACGACGGTCGTCTGGGAGTGGACCGGCCGGGGCGGCTCGCACAACGTCGTCGCCGAGGACGGCTCCTTCGAGTCGGAGCTCTCCTCGGAGGAGGGATACACGTTCAGCCACACCTTCGAGAGCGAGGGGACGTTCAAGTACGTCTGTGTCCCCCACGAGTCCCTCGGGATGAAGGGAGCGGTCGTCGTCGGCGCCGGCGGTGGCGGCGTCTCCGAGCCGGACTACGGCGACTGGTTCAGCGACGTCCCCAACTACGACGAGACCGTCGACGAGCGCGGTAACTCGGAGGTGACTGTCGAGGTGGGCGTCGACAACGGCGGCCAACCGTACGGGTTCGGCCCGCCGGCGGTTCGTATCGACCCCGGGACGACGGTCGTCTGGGAGTGGACCGGCCGTGGCGGGTCGCACAACGTCGTCGCCGAGGACGGCTCCTTCGAGTCGGAGCTCTCCTCGGAGGCGGGGTACACGTTCAGCCACACCTTCGAGGAGGAGGGCGTCTACGAGTACGTCTGTGTCCCCCACGAGTCCCTCGGGATGAAGGCGGCGATCGTCGTCGGCAACGTCAGCGGTGGCGGCGGCGACGGCGGTGACGGCGGCGAGGGCGACGGCGAGGCCGCGGGCGGCGGCTTCTCGATCCCGATGCCCTCGGACTTCGTTGGCTGGCTGGCGCTGCTGTTCGGCGCCGGCGGCGGGCTCGCGGTGACAATGGTGCTCGGCGCGGAGTCGTACGCGGCCTACCGCGAGCACTCCAAGTCCGAGCAGGCGTACGTCGGCGAGCAGTCGACCGAGGCCGCCGACACCGAGCCCGTCGAGGAGATCGGCGAGGAGTACGATCCGGTCGGGACGGCGGCGCTGGTCGCGGGCTACTTCGTCCTGATCGCGCTGTTGTGGGTGTTCATGTACTTCGTCGAGTTCATTGGCGGACCGACGATCACTGGGTGA
- a CDS encoding cytochrome c oxidase subunit II, which yields MHVHRFEKLWFGASLVLIVAFIGTIIYGAVGPGVAMVDDSGGTVEPSVIADGNYEQVDNFREPGVYDSDDGVNVYVVARQYLFQPGSSEPIRVPAGEPVTFHVTTPDVTHGFNLAGTNVNSMVIPGQIAEFTVTFDEPGEHGIVCHEYCGSGHHTMEGQVVVVEQSEFDGGDS from the coding sequence ATGCACGTACATCGATTCGAGAAACTCTGGTTCGGCGCATCGCTCGTCCTGATCGTCGCGTTCATCGGGACCATCATCTACGGCGCGGTCGGCCCCGGCGTCGCGATGGTCGACGACAGCGGCGGGACGGTCGAACCGTCGGTCATCGCCGACGGGAACTACGAGCAGGTGGATAACTTCCGGGAGCCGGGCGTGTACGACAGCGACGACGGCGTGAACGTGTACGTCGTCGCCCGGCAGTACCTGTTCCAGCCCGGCAGCTCGGAGCCGATCCGCGTGCCCGCGGGCGAGCCCGTGACGTTCCACGTCACCACGCCCGACGTGACACACGGGTTCAACCTCGCCGGGACGAACGTGAACTCGATGGTGATCCCCGGGCAGATCGCGGAGTTCACCGTCACGTTCGACGAGCCCGGGGAGCACGGCATCGTCTGTCACGAGTACTGTGGCAGCGGCCACCACACGATGGAGGGCCAAGTGGTCGTCGTGGAGCAGTCGGAGTTCGACGGAGGTGACAGCTAA
- a CDS encoding cbb3-type cytochrome c oxidase subunit I, with protein MAFVDRFPEAARTARICLWIAFASFGVGALFGLIQALHRTNTLRIIPSSDYYTILTGHGVLLALVFTTFGIAGLFHWANTRSLGVSPTNKRLTQGWLWTMTIGTVLAAATILAGLFDWIPASADVLYTFYAPLEAHPLFYIGAALLIVGSWGAGLDWFLQYREWRESNPDSRIPLQSFMVMTTMLMWYLSSLGVAIEVVVFLIPWSLGLISQVDPLLTRTLFWYFGHPVVYFWLLPAYVVWYTVLPKLAGGRLFSDPLARVTFILFLLLSTPVGFHHQYTDPGIASGYKLVAMTNTFFLLLPSLLTLFTVVASMEHGARQQGAGGRLAWLKDLPWERPEFSGIALAGIMFAAGGFSGMINAGMNINYLIHNTIWVPGHFHLTVGTAYALTLMAISYWLVPQLTGKRLQFRGLASIQPFVWFVGMVLMSNAMHRGGLAGIPRRTAEPQYEQVSFDAVVGTVGEMRVQIAIGGTLLFLGAVMFLAVMFGTWALGKPNSQLRVSGSIPEPLSGPEESPQVLDNLKLWTAIAVALVLLAYGIPLYDMVADGLLWPGSLPIPA; from the coding sequence CTGGCGTTCGTCGACCGGTTCCCCGAGGCCGCCCGGACCGCACGGATCTGCCTGTGGATCGCGTTCGCGTCGTTCGGCGTCGGCGCGCTGTTCGGGCTGATCCAGGCGCTGCACCGCACGAACACGCTGCGGATCATCCCGTCGTCGGACTACTACACGATCCTGACCGGTCACGGCGTGCTGCTGGCGCTGGTGTTCACCACGTTCGGGATCGCCGGGCTGTTCCACTGGGCGAACACCCGGAGTTTGGGTGTCTCCCCCACGAACAAGCGGCTGACGCAGGGCTGGCTGTGGACGATGACGATCGGCACCGTGCTCGCCGCCGCGACGATCCTCGCGGGGCTGTTCGACTGGATCCCCGCCAGCGCGGACGTGCTGTACACGTTCTACGCGCCGCTCGAGGCGCATCCGCTGTTCTACATCGGCGCGGCGCTGCTGATCGTCGGCTCGTGGGGCGCGGGGCTGGACTGGTTCCTGCAGTACCGCGAGTGGCGCGAGTCGAACCCGGACAGCCGGATCCCGCTGCAGTCCTTTATGGTGATGACGACGATGCTGATGTGGTACCTCTCCTCGCTGGGAGTGGCGATCGAGGTCGTCGTCTTCCTGATCCCGTGGTCGCTGGGGCTGATCAGCCAGGTCGACCCGCTGCTGACCCGGACGCTGTTCTGGTACTTCGGCCACCCGGTGGTGTACTTCTGGCTGCTGCCGGCGTACGTGGTCTGGTACACCGTCCTGCCGAAGCTCGCGGGCGGCCGGCTGTTCAGTGACCCGCTCGCACGGGTAACGTTCATCCTGTTCCTGCTGCTGTCGACGCCGGTCGGGTTCCACCACCAGTACACCGACCCCGGGATCGCATCCGGCTACAAGTTGGTGGCGATGACGAACACGTTCTTCCTGCTGTTGCCATCGTTACTGACGCTGTTCACCGTCGTCGCGAGCATGGAACACGGCGCGCGCCAGCAGGGCGCGGGCGGCCGCCTCGCGTGGCTCAAGGATCTCCCGTGGGAACGGCCGGAGTTCTCCGGCATCGCGCTCGCGGGGATCATGTTCGCCGCCGGCGGCTTCTCCGGGATGATCAACGCCGGGATGAACATCAACTACCTCATCCACAACACGATCTGGGTGCCGGGTCACTTCCACCTCACCGTGGGGACCGCCTACGCGCTGACGCTGATGGCGATCTCCTACTGGCTGGTCCCCCAGCTCACCGGCAAGCGGCTCCAGTTCCGCGGGCTGGCGTCGATCCAGCCGTTCGTCTGGTTCGTCGGCATGGTGCTGATGTCGAACGCCATGCACCGCGGCGGGCTCGCGGGCATCCCCCGGCGCACCGCCGAACCGCAGTACGAGCAGGTGAGCTTCGACGCCGTCGTCGGGACGGTCGGCGAGATGCGGGTCCAGATCGCGATTGGCGGCACGCTCCTGTTCCTCGGGGCGGTGATGTTCCTCGCGGTGATGTTCGGGACGTGGGCGCTGGGCAAGCCCAACAGCCAACTGCGGGTCAGCGGCTCGATCCCCGAACCGCTCTCGGGCCCCGAGGAGTCGCCGCAGGTGCTCGACAACCTCAAGCTCTGGACGGCCATCGCGGTCGCGCTGGTGTTGCTGGCCTACGGCATCCCGCTGTACGACATGGTCGCCGACGGGCTCCTCTGGCCCGGTAGCCTTCCGATCCCGGCGTAG
- a CDS encoding class I SAM-dependent methyltransferase, producing the protein MERPCVAVAREDGEATRQRLAEADLVDQEYGIEHSDGDLFIPVTDPDSVPADLPVVSHDVPARTPQRTPADLLGFEPTYERLGDVVLVDEDDPERAEEITEAIVESDIPVRSVLNRDSKVKGETRVRDWVVLADEGEQRPPTETVHREYGHEFAVDVAEVYFSPRLATERHRVVEQVEPGEHALDMFAGVGPYAIPMADAGAEVVACDLNPDAIAYLEENAERNGVADRITTHVGDVRELTEEYENWADRLVMNLPHTAAEFADTAVAFAGESCVVHLYDIQHEDAPFERGRSALEEAAGDEYEVTTLEERVVRSYAPHELNVCLDTRLDRID; encoded by the coding sequence ATGGAGCGGCCCTGCGTCGCCGTCGCCCGCGAGGACGGCGAGGCGACACGACAGCGTCTCGCCGAGGCGGATCTCGTCGATCAGGAGTACGGTATCGAACACTCCGACGGCGACCTGTTCATCCCCGTCACGGACCCCGATTCGGTCCCCGCGGATCTGCCCGTCGTAAGCCACGACGTGCCCGCGCGCACCCCCCAGCGCACGCCCGCGGACCTGCTTGGGTTCGAGCCGACGTACGAGCGGCTGGGCGACGTGGTGCTCGTCGACGAGGACGACCCCGAGCGCGCCGAGGAGATCACGGAGGCGATCGTCGAGTCGGACATCCCGGTCCGGAGCGTGCTCAACCGCGACTCGAAAGTCAAGGGCGAGACCCGCGTCCGGGACTGGGTGGTGCTGGCCGACGAGGGCGAACAGCGCCCGCCGACGGAGACAGTCCACCGCGAGTACGGCCACGAGTTCGCCGTCGACGTGGCCGAAGTGTACTTCTCTCCCCGGCTCGCGACCGAGCGCCACCGGGTCGTCGAGCAGGTCGAGCCCGGCGAGCACGCGCTGGACATGTTCGCCGGCGTGGGCCCGTACGCGATCCCGATGGCCGACGCGGGCGCGGAGGTCGTGGCCTGCGACCTCAACCCCGACGCGATCGCGTACCTCGAGGAGAACGCCGAGCGCAACGGCGTCGCCGACCGGATCACGACCCACGTCGGCGACGTGCGGGAACTGACCGAAGAGTACGAGAACTGGGCCGACCGGCTGGTGATGAACCTCCCGCACACCGCCGCGGAGTTCGCCGACACGGCGGTCGCGTTCGCCGGCGAGTCGTGCGTGGTCCACCTCTACGACATCCAGCACGAGGACGCCCCCTTCGAGCGCGGGCGGTCGGCGCTGGAGGAAGCGGCCGGCGACGAGTACGAGGTGACGACGCTGGAAGAGCGCGTCGTGCGGTCGTACGCGCCCCACGAACTGAACGTCTGCCTCGACACGCGGCTCGACCGGATCGACTGA
- a CDS encoding ATP-binding cassette domain-containing protein encodes MSRAHPTDDEAPIDGDVATDGPVLSIADLSVTLGETDVLAGVSLDVERGELVGLVGPNGAGKTTLLRAARGSLSPDSGRVRVAGEAVDGLSAKAVGRRVATVPQDTSISFSFDVREIVEMGRTPHVPRFGSMDEADHAAVERAMERTEIAEFADRPVTDVSGGERSRVLLARALAQDTPLLLLDEPTASLDPNHRLRTFETVSALVDEGKAAIAAIHDLDTAARYCDRIVVVADGGIVADGAPESVLTGSTIGDAFDVDAVVTTDPVTQRPRVTALPDDLEAGDGPDIPPVERVHVIAGGGRAGPLLTRLDRAGVETTVGPVPAGDRDADVADALGIETVEFDSFGEIDARTLDRTAEYATVADAVIVADVDLTDGLVPVLDRIGELSTPVYAVEERSLAERTVSQAAAESYRRLRGGEAGVAGSAPELLESLT; translated from the coding sequence ATGAGTCGAGCACACCCGACCGACGACGAGGCACCGATCGACGGCGACGTCGCGACCGACGGACCAGTGCTGTCGATCGCCGATCTCTCGGTCACGCTCGGGGAGACGGACGTGCTCGCGGGTGTGAGCCTCGACGTGGAACGGGGAGAGCTCGTGGGGCTCGTGGGGCCCAACGGCGCAGGGAAGACGACGCTCCTTCGGGCGGCCCGCGGGTCGCTCTCCCCTGATTCGGGCCGCGTCCGGGTCGCGGGCGAGGCCGTCGACGGACTCTCGGCGAAAGCCGTCGGCCGCCGGGTCGCGACCGTCCCGCAGGACACCTCCATCTCCTTCTCGTTCGACGTCAGGGAGATCGTCGAGATGGGGCGAACGCCCCATGTCCCGCGGTTCGGCTCGATGGACGAGGCCGACCACGCGGCCGTCGAGCGCGCGATGGAGCGGACCGAGATCGCCGAGTTCGCGGACCGCCCGGTGACCGATGTCTCCGGCGGCGAGCGCTCGCGCGTGCTGCTGGCCCGCGCACTCGCCCAGGACACCCCGCTGCTCCTGCTCGACGAGCCGACAGCCAGCCTCGACCCGAACCACCGTCTCCGGACGTTCGAGACCGTCTCGGCGCTGGTCGACGAGGGGAAAGCTGCGATCGCGGCGATCCACGATCTCGACACCGCGGCGCGGTACTGCGACCGGATCGTCGTGGTCGCCGACGGCGGGATCGTCGCCGACGGGGCGCCGGAATCGGTGCTGACCGGATCGACGATCGGCGACGCGTTCGACGTGGACGCGGTCGTGACGACCGACCCCGTGACCCAGCGCCCCCGCGTGACGGCGCTGCCCGACGATCTCGAGGCCGGCGACGGCCCGGACATCCCGCCGGTCGAGCGCGTCCACGTGATCGCCGGCGGGGGCCGTGCCGGCCCCCTGCTGACGCGGCTCGACCGCGCCGGCGTGGAAACGACCGTCGGTCCGGTGCCCGCGGGCGACAGGGACGCGGACGTGGCGGACGCGCTGGGGATCGAGACCGTCGAGTTCGACTCCTTCGGCGAGATCGACGCGAGGACGCTCGATCGGACCGCGGAGTACGCGACGGTCGCCGACGCCGTGATCGTCGCGGACGTCGACCTCACCGACGGGCTCGTCCCCGTGCTCGATCGGATCGGCGAGCTGTCGACGCCGGTGTACGCCGTCGAGGAGCGCTCGCTGGCCGAGCGAACGGTCTCGCAGGCTGCCGCCGAAAGCTACCGGCGCCTCCGCGGCGGCGAGGCCGGCGTGGCGGGATCGGCGCCGGAGCTGCTGGAGAGCCTGACCTGA
- the btuC gene encoding vitamin B12 ABC transporter permease BtuC, with protein sequence MGVARRAIGWSAALAAALGATVVLSAGIGPVAVPAEAVVKAVLEAVAVPSLVGGELGWRRPFEFSLRESNRAIVMRIRLPRILLGALVGFALSAAGTVMQGFFRNPMADPSIIGVSSGAAVGAVASIVVPALIPFGLGLEPAAFAGALITAFGVYAIATENGQTPVATLLLAGVAIQTFLGAVTSFLLLHSGESMEQVVYWLMGHLDNAGWGDFVPVAGVPVLPVFVCCCFLLLLAYARDLNVMLLGEEEAAGLGVEVERTKRLLLAVSAVMTGAGVAVSGVIGFVGLIVPHVMRLVVGPDHRILLPTAALAGSAFLVAADTVARSGAQELPVGIVTAAVGAPFFLFLLRKRRVHEL encoded by the coding sequence ATGGGCGTCGCGAGGCGCGCGATCGGCTGGTCGGCCGCGTTAGCCGCCGCACTCGGCGCAACCGTCGTTCTCAGCGCGGGGATCGGCCCGGTCGCGGTCCCCGCCGAGGCGGTCGTCAAAGCTGTGCTCGAGGCGGTCGCGGTGCCGAGCCTCGTGGGGGGTGAGCTCGGCTGGCGGCGCCCCTTCGAGTTCTCGCTGCGGGAGTCCAACCGGGCAATCGTGATGCGGATCCGCCTACCACGAATCCTGCTGGGTGCGCTGGTCGGCTTCGCGCTCTCGGCGGCCGGGACGGTGATGCAGGGGTTCTTCCGAAACCCGATGGCCGACCCCTCGATCATCGGCGTCTCCTCGGGCGCGGCGGTCGGCGCCGTCGCCTCTATCGTCGTCCCGGCACTGATCCCGTTCGGGTTGGGGCTGGAGCCGGCGGCCTTCGCCGGCGCGCTGATCACCGCCTTCGGCGTGTACGCCATCGCGACCGAGAACGGGCAGACCCCGGTCGCGACGCTCCTTTTGGCCGGGGTGGCGATCCAGACGTTCCTCGGCGCAGTCACCTCCTTCCTCCTGCTGCACTCCGGGGAGAGCATGGAGCAGGTGGTGTACTGGCTGATGGGCCACCTCGACAACGCCGGCTGGGGGGATTTCGTCCCCGTGGCGGGCGTGCCGGTGTTGCCGGTGTTCGTCTGCTGCTGTTTCCTCCTCCTGCTGGCCTACGCGCGTGACCTGAACGTCATGCTGCTGGGCGAGGAGGAGGCCGCCGGCCTCGGGGTCGAGGTCGAGCGAACCAAGCGCCTCCTCCTCGCGGTGTCGGCGGTGATGACCGGCGCCGGCGTCGCCGTCTCCGGGGTGATCGGCTTCGTCGGCCTGATCGTCCCCCACGTGATGCGGCTCGTCGTCGGCCCGGACCACCGCATCCTCCTGCCGACGGCCGCGCTCGCGGGGTCGGCGTTCCTCGTGGCGGCCGACACGGTCGCCCGGAGCGGCGCTCAGGAGCTCCCGGTGGGGATCGTGACGGCCGCGGTCGGCGCCCCCTTCTTCCTGTTCCTGCTGCGCAAACGGAGGGTTCACGAGCTATGA